A single Myxococcus stipitatus DNA region contains:
- a CDS encoding ActD protein, producing MALCTPDWLLERIALGELHPEALAAARVRLEREPDGRERLARLAADSERTLTDHPPEAVAAEVARRERLARARADAARGPGRQDWQGLALGVPVVASLVLLFLSAPREDVEPSLFPQARIELLETAGIKGDARLLLYRQGVGLGAPELLTDHAPAHAGDLLQVSYLAGGRRHGVVVSVDGRGAVTLHFPASPVGATALKPGGAVSLAHSYELDDAPAFERFFFVTSDAPLDVGAVLEAARLLARQPGEAGTHPLPLPDTLAQTSFTLEKVP from the coding sequence ATGGCCCTTTGCACCCCTGACTGGCTGCTGGAGCGCATCGCCCTGGGCGAGCTGCACCCGGAGGCGCTCGCCGCCGCCCGCGTCCGACTGGAGCGGGAGCCGGATGGCCGGGAGCGGCTCGCGCGACTGGCGGCGGATTCCGAGCGGACGTTGACGGACCACCCGCCGGAGGCCGTGGCCGCGGAGGTGGCGCGGCGCGAGCGGCTCGCCCGGGCGCGAGCGGACGCGGCGCGCGGCCCCGGGCGCCAGGACTGGCAGGGCCTGGCCTTGGGCGTCCCCGTGGTCGCGTCGCTGGTGCTGCTGTTCCTGTCCGCGCCTCGCGAGGACGTGGAGCCGTCCCTGTTCCCCCAGGCCCGCATCGAGCTCTTGGAGACGGCGGGAATCAAGGGCGACGCGCGGCTGCTCCTGTACCGCCAGGGCGTGGGCCTGGGGGCGCCGGAGCTCCTGACGGACCACGCGCCGGCCCATGCGGGCGACCTGCTCCAGGTGAGCTACCTCGCGGGAGGCCGGCGGCACGGCGTCGTCGTCTCCGTGGACGGGCGGGGCGCGGTGACGCTGCACTTTCCCGCCTCGCCGGTGGGCGCGACGGCGCTGAAGCCCGGCGGCGCGGTGTCCCTGGCCCACTCGTACGAGCTGGACGACGCGCCGGCCTTCGAGCGCTTCTTCTTCGTCACGTCGGACGCGCCCCTGGATGTGGGCGCCGTCCTGGAGGCGGCGCGCCTGCTGGCCCGTCAGCCCGGCGAAGCAGGCACCCATCCGCTGCCGCTTCCGGATACCCTGGCCCAGACATCCTTCACGTTGGAGAAGGTGCCGTGA
- a CDS encoding sigma-54-dependent transcriptional regulator yields the protein MDRIAVLVVDDEESVRTFMSELLGSAGYQVRCASSGAQALEMLAGGSFDAVLLDVVMPEMSGLEVLRRYRGQGGNAPVIVLSGLTGADDAVRAMKMGASDYLSKPLGNDDLQDALSRALGARAPDRPGAPPGLAARPAVDPAADARVLISTSPSMRRARALVERIANENVPVLLLGESGTGKEVIAREIHARSQRRGRPFIKVNCAALPGELLESELFGHERGAFTGATAEKPGKFELADQGTIFLDEIGEMAIRLQAKLLQVLQDEEFFRVGGKKSVRVDSRVVVATNRDLEKEIALGNFREDLYYRLNVVAIRLPPLRERREDVVPLTDHFLKKYGRHYISGVSELPTEVLQSFADYDWPGNVRELENMVRRLCVLKDPTLVLDELHAASRAPASAPSLPTAYGGDDGYAIRLPEEPARAPASSVQVLEMPSRGSAAPAPHASAAPAVVEPINSVIPSPRYVNPFDVPQPPPPPPPSGELSLKDIGKRAAMLAEREAILAMLQRTAWNKRRAASKLRISYKALLYKIKECGIIDPRASAEL from the coding sequence ATGGATCGGATCGCGGTGCTGGTAGTGGATGACGAGGAGTCGGTACGCACCTTCATGTCCGAGCTGCTCGGCAGCGCAGGCTACCAGGTGCGCTGCGCCTCGAGCGGGGCGCAGGCGCTGGAGATGCTCGCGGGTGGCTCCTTCGACGCCGTGCTCCTGGACGTGGTGATGCCGGAGATGAGTGGCCTCGAGGTGTTGCGCCGCTACCGGGGGCAGGGCGGCAACGCGCCCGTCATCGTGCTCAGCGGCCTGACGGGCGCGGACGACGCGGTGCGCGCGATGAAGATGGGTGCCAGCGACTATCTCTCCAAGCCGCTGGGCAACGACGACCTGCAGGACGCGCTGTCGCGTGCGCTCGGCGCGCGCGCGCCGGACCGGCCGGGGGCTCCGCCGGGGCTCGCCGCGCGCCCCGCGGTGGACCCGGCCGCGGATGCCCGGGTGCTCATCTCCACGTCCCCGTCGATGCGGCGCGCGCGCGCGCTGGTGGAGCGCATCGCCAACGAGAACGTCCCGGTGCTGTTGTTGGGGGAGTCCGGCACGGGCAAGGAGGTCATCGCGCGGGAGATCCACGCGCGCAGCCAGCGGCGGGGCCGGCCCTTCATCAAGGTCAACTGCGCGGCGCTGCCCGGCGAGTTGCTGGAGAGCGAGCTGTTCGGCCACGAGCGCGGGGCCTTCACGGGCGCCACGGCGGAGAAGCCCGGCAAGTTCGAGCTGGCGGACCAGGGCACCATCTTCCTGGACGAGATTGGCGAGATGGCCATCCGGCTGCAGGCCAAGCTGCTCCAGGTGCTCCAGGACGAGGAGTTCTTCCGCGTCGGCGGCAAGAAGAGCGTCCGCGTGGACAGCCGCGTGGTGGTGGCCACCAACCGCGACCTGGAGAAGGAGATCGCGCTCGGCAACTTCCGCGAGGACCTGTACTACCGCCTCAACGTGGTGGCCATCCGCCTGCCGCCCCTGCGCGAGCGGCGCGAGGACGTGGTGCCGCTGACCGACCACTTCCTGAAGAAGTACGGGCGCCACTACATCAGCGGCGTGTCGGAGCTGCCCACGGAGGTGCTCCAGTCCTTCGCCGACTACGACTGGCCCGGCAACGTGCGCGAGCTGGAGAACATGGTCCGCCGGCTGTGCGTCCTGAAGGACCCGACGCTGGTGCTCGACGAACTGCACGCCGCCAGCCGGGCCCCGGCGAGCGCGCCGTCCCTCCCCACGGCCTACGGCGGGGACGACGGCTACGCCATCCGCCTGCCGGAGGAGCCGGCGCGGGCTCCCGCGTCGTCCGTGCAGGTGCTGGAGATGCCGTCGCGGGGGAGCGCGGCCCCGGCGCCGCACGCCTCGGCGGCCCCCGCGGTGGTGGAGCCCATCAATTCGGTCATTCCGTCGCCGCGCTACGTCAACCCGTTCGACGTGCCGCAGCCTCCGCCTCCACCCCCGCCCAGCGGGGAGCTGTCGCTGAAGGACATCGGCAAGCGCGCGGCGATGCTGGCCGAGCGCGAGGCCATCCTGGCGATGCTCCAACGCACCGCGTGGAACAAGCGGCGCGCGGCGAGCAAGCTGCGCATCAGCTACAAGGCGCTCCTCTACAAAATCAAGGAGTGCGGCATCATCGATCCGCGCGCCAGCGCGGAGCTGTGA
- a CDS encoding GNAT family N-acetyltransferase codes for MTPPLLLLGSGYTLTRLAVEEARAGRDVLAVTRDPGRRGELTRAGAKVATLEDALRQTGGAHVVVSIPPEAGLDARIADALTERPAARLVYLSSTGVYGKARGVVDEDTPVDVATPGSLARVEAESRYLPHGAMVLRIAGIYGPGRSMHTRLLAGTLRLPDRGGRISRIHVDDLTQAIRVTLAEGEPGALYCVADDRAAPQLESVSFLARYLDVPLPPTVPLESLPETLRGDRAVSNSRLKALGWTPRYPDFTTGFPAVLAAEGWATTPGALVIRRVTPDEVAAFRALRLASLTDHPESFGASPEDEGALPLEVLRAKLDGGAAALVLGAYDGSRLVGMGGVRRELGAKVTHKAAIWGLYVAPEARSRGVGRRLLTSLVAEARKMPGVEQVQLAVTSGNASAAALYRSLGFQTYGVEPHAMKVGGAYVDKELMVLSF; via the coding sequence ATGACGCCTCCACTGCTCCTGCTGGGTTCCGGCTACACGCTCACGCGGCTCGCGGTCGAGGAGGCTCGGGCGGGGCGTGACGTCCTGGCGGTGACGCGCGACCCCGGACGCCGAGGAGAGCTGACGCGCGCGGGGGCCAAGGTCGCGACGCTGGAGGACGCGCTCCGCCAGACGGGCGGCGCGCACGTGGTCGTCTCCATCCCTCCCGAGGCCGGGCTGGACGCGCGCATCGCCGACGCGTTGACCGAGCGCCCCGCGGCGAGGCTCGTCTACCTGTCCTCCACCGGCGTCTACGGCAAGGCGCGGGGCGTGGTGGACGAGGACACGCCGGTGGACGTGGCGACGCCCGGCTCGCTCGCGCGCGTCGAGGCCGAGTCGCGCTACCTGCCGCATGGCGCGATGGTGCTGCGCATCGCGGGCATCTACGGCCCGGGACGCAGCATGCACACGCGCCTGCTGGCCGGCACCCTGCGCCTGCCCGACCGGGGCGGGCGCATCTCCCGCATCCACGTGGACGACCTGACCCAGGCCATCCGCGTCACGCTCGCGGAGGGCGAGCCCGGGGCCCTGTACTGCGTGGCGGACGACCGCGCCGCGCCCCAGCTGGAGTCGGTCTCCTTCCTCGCCCGGTACCTCGACGTGCCCCTGCCGCCCACGGTGCCGCTGGAGAGCCTCCCGGAGACGCTGCGAGGGGACCGCGCGGTGTCCAATTCCCGACTCAAGGCCCTGGGCTGGACCCCGCGCTATCCGGACTTCACCACGGGGTTCCCCGCGGTCCTGGCCGCCGAGGGCTGGGCCACCACGCCGGGGGCGCTCGTCATCCGCCGAGTCACTCCAGACGAGGTCGCGGCCTTCCGGGCCCTGCGCCTGGCGTCGCTGACCGACCACCCGGAGAGCTTCGGGGCGTCACCCGAGGACGAGGGGGCCCTGCCCCTGGAGGTGCTGCGGGCAAAGCTCGACGGTGGGGCCGCCGCGCTGGTGCTCGGCGCCTATGACGGCTCCCGACTGGTGGGCATGGGCGGCGTGCGCCGGGAGCTGGGCGCGAAGGTGACGCACAAGGCCGCCATCTGGGGCCTGTACGTGGCGCCCGAGGCCCGCTCGCGCGGCGTGGGACGCCGGCTGCTCACGAGCCTCGTCGCCGAGGCGCGGAAGATGCCGGGCGTCGAGCAGGTCCAGCTGGCGGTCACCTCCGGCAACGCGTCCGCCGCGGCGCTGTATCGCTCCCTGGGGTTCCAGACCTACGGCGTGGAGCCTCACGCCATGAAGGTCGGCGGCGCCTACGTCGACAAGGAGCTGATGGTCCTTTCCTTCTGA